The following DNA comes from Pieris napi chromosome 18, ilPieNapi1.2, whole genome shotgun sequence.
ttattttttaggttattgaacaaataaaaagaagtaGGGTGACCATGCAGCGGGTCTCTTCGGACTATTATTGGAGTGCAAAATATGATGTCATGGAAACTTCTGACAAAGATTACttaattttcaaaagaaaaactgCCGATGATCCTACAGTGCGCATAGTCGCCGTAGatgaatattttgatatattaacaGAAGTTCACAAAGCTGTTGGGCATGGTGGCAGAGAAAAAATgatatatagtattaaaaacaaatttcacaTACCGAAAAAAGCtatagaaatatacattaaattgtgTGCAGTGTGTGAAATGAAACGTTCCATGCCAAAAAAAGGTATAGTGACAAAACCAATTATATCACCAGATTTCAACTCACGAGGTCAGGTAGACCTTATTGATTTACAATCAGCTCCGGAAGGGGAATACAAGTGGTTAATGAATTATCAGGACCATGCTACCAAGTTTCTACACTTGAGGCCATTGAAATCTAAGAGGGCTGTGGAGGTGGCGTttgaactatttaaaatatttttggagtttggtgcaccattaattttacaatctGATAATGGGAAAGAGTTTACAGCTCATGTCATTGAAGAACTTGTGCAGTTGTGGCCAGAATGCAAGATCGTTCATGGAGGCCCTAGACGTCCTCAAACGCAAGGAAGCGTCGAACGTAGCAACCAAGACGTAGAAAACATGTTGCGTTGTTGGATGAAAGATAATGATTCTGCTAATTGGTCTGTGGGTTGCTACTTCGtacagtattataaaaattcatcTTTTCATCGTATAATTGGTAGATCACCCTATCGTGCCTTGTTCGGTTCTGACCCCAAAACATTACTGAAAGGTACTAATATCCCGGACAGTGTTATTTCATCTATTCAAACTGAAAAGAAGAATACTACGACAACCTCGATGGAGATAATCTTGCCTGAAGGGACAAATGTTGATGGCTTAAGTAGTAAAGCACTAACGCTTGATGATGAGATGGTTTCGGCCAAAGTGAATATTTCTGAAGCATTAAGTGTACAGGATGCCCCAACATGTATAAATGCGGCACCGGCGCCTGCCAATATCGCAGACAGTGTTATTTCATCTATTGAAACTGAAAAGAAGAATATTACGACAACCTCGATGGAGATAATCTTGCCTGAAGGGACAAATGTTGATGGCTTAAGTAGTAAAGCACTAACGCTTGATGTTGAGATGGTTTCGGCCGAAATAAATGTTCCTAAAGCATTAAGTGTACAGAACGTCCTAACAAGTGTAAATTCGGCAACGGCGCTTGCCAATCAAGATctgaaaatagaaaatattgaaacCGCCGAACAAAAACTTGAAGCAACTAATTGTTCACCCAGAAATGATACGTCCTGTATAGAAGATTTAGCTTTGCAAACTGTTAACAGAGCTTCTACTAGCAAAGATGTTTTTGTCGTTTCAATTCAAGGGGTTTCAGCCAGTAGCGACACGTCACTAACGACTAAGAAAGCCGACTGCAATACGCAGATTTGTTTGGTTTGTACCAAAGAAACAACTGGAGCTCATAGTTGTAGATCGTGCTTTAAACCAGTTCACGTTATATGTGGTCTCACTGACGGTGAAGAAGGTTACGGGTCTCagattttatgtttcatatgCAAAAGAGAACAAGACATTGCAAAAGAAAGAGCACAAACTCTTAAAGGTACCAAACGGGCTGCAGAAAAAATGATTGACCAAACAGTCAAAAAGCTTCCGTTATTAGAAGTTGGTAATAGCGTTTACCAATAGCGAACTTGATAAATGTTCCAAAATTTGATCGTGGACCACTTGATACCAAGAACATCGCAGGTAAAATTGTTGACATTAGGAATggtgtatttaaaattggtaCTACTtctggaacaataaaaaactgGTTCCCGAgacaagaattacaaatttCAGCCAAAGATTATAATGGAGACATTTCTGAATCATTTATAACATTGCGTCATGCAGTCACATGTCAGTCCATGTTTGGAGGTCAAGGTTTCCAGAAATGCTCCTGCAGGCCTGCCAGAAATCAATGTCACACCAAAAGGTGTGCATGTTATAAGAATAATGTTCTCTGCACTTCAAAATGTCATCAAAGTATATCATGCATCAACAAATGATAGATatctcaaaaaatatttgactttcctttaatattcaatacaaaGTTTATTTTCAACTGATTAAGTCTGTTGTTAGTCTGATTGAGGAACATTttttaagtaggtacctatttaatgtttataaacattttttaatttaatttctcttTCTGCATGGCGGTTGTCGGGTTGTATTACCTATTTCTAAAGATTTaggtatttaaatgttacgaACGTTTGGTTTgttatcttattttattaccaaAGGGCTGTGATTGAATGTGccatttttagaattttttgacgatgttattaatgtttgtcatatttaataacaaataataggtAACTATTCTTTGAAAAACTATTTGACGTTCCTATTAATATAAGTTTGTTTTCAACTGATTAATGAGTCTGATTATTTAGttacactttattatttaaataactcatttttaatgttattcattattttttaacattttcatttaattctaGCTGTTGCTCGTACGTGCCGTTTGTGGCTgtgttaacattttattaaaccttactgtttatttacatattttatttgcctCAAATAGgcgttttgttattttctctCCAAAGAACTGTGATTCTATGTGCCACAtttggaattttaaaaaataatgttaagttAGAGCttcataacaataattattttcaattttaataaacattttaattcttaactttatttttatttgctaaaaCCTTGGACACCCTACATAATCGATATGCCTAAAGTATCTCTGGCCAAATCGCCAAACGTTAAGTGTTGAACGATATGCCCTGTGTTGGATGGCCAGATCATGATGTGCCGGAGTATCACGTTCTGCCTGGGCATATCTCGATCTGGCCAATCTAACGATAAGCCCACgacacatatattatgtaatcacaaagtaaaatgattgttcattttatttgtatatttaagatGAGAAAGCAGTCACTAATGAACATAATTAgaagttctaaatatattttattgtaattataatagaagctaatgatataatattgatttaaatttatcaaataaagtggatttatactttatgaactttggaaatataaaatctagtaATCTAGTAAATCTAAGTAATGGTAActagatattttctttaattatttactaagtcaatatactagagaagttattataatattgttaatgaatgagAAATTTGAAGTCCCTTGGGAGTTACTGACAttgtttggttattaaaaactttaattgacaataagcagcaaagtgacaaattaagtatatttttaagtttagaattaagtaaagagttttaatattaaagttacctaTTGAACAAATCTTGGACCGATCTTAATTGCCCTGTAAACGATCAAATTGTTTGTCAAATTTGTTTGTCAAACTTCACGTTTTCATCAAACAATAGCTTAGACGATCAAACCAAATATCAAACAAATGTTAACTTTCTAGTAGATTTGGGTTTCTCCTTTCGTGACGTGACGTCGCCGTGCCGAGcgcttaaaattatttcaatgaGTAATTCAGATGACGCATTTTTGGCATTGACTCTAGCACTGTGTatcaagacaaaaaaaaagaagacgaTGGAGTCGAGAATGGTTGAAATTAAGAGATAAATATACCCACGAGAATTTGCTACGGGAAATATTGCGCACACAACCTGAAGACTACGCAAACTTCCTGCGCATGGACCATAAAACTTTTGAAGATTTACTGACTATACTCCGTCCTCGTATTGAAAAAAAGGACACAGTTATGCGGAAATCTACACCAGCTTCTCAAAGGTTATCAATAACTTTGAGGTACCTGGCTAGCGGCGCCGATTTCGAAGACTTAAAATTTCATGCCTGCGTTGCACCTCGTACATTGAGCAACATTATCATTGTAACTTGTGAAGCAATAAATGAAGCACTATTCAACAATATTCAggtaaggttttatttaaaaaataaaataaaaaaaagccttttatttcttgctaAAAGATGTACAAAATAACATAGGTTtactaaaaagaaataaaagagaaatttaaataaaaaataaaatgaccaTTATTCCCTGTCTTGTCTTGGCCGGTTTTGGAGACAAACGTGGCCATCATTTTTTTGCAACACTCCGTGAACGAACAATTTTCGTTGGA
Coding sequences within:
- the LOC125058193 gene encoding SCAN domain-containing protein 3-like translates to MAALQTSECGVDIIKMNSENETKSAFKEQYYHQLLDFYEGHKDSSHNVKKPWTSQRILEVIEQIKRSRVTMQRVSSDYYWSAKYDVMETSDKDYLIFKRKTADDPTVRIVAVDEYFDILTEVHKAVGHGGREKMIYSIKNKFHIPKKAIEIYIKLCAVCEMKRSMPKKGIVTKPIISPDFNSRGQVDLIDLQSAPEGEYKWLMNYQDHATKFLHLRPLKSKRAVEVAFELFKIFLEFGAPLILQSDNGKEFTAHVIEELVQLWPECKIVHGGPRRPQTQGSVERSNQDVENMLRCWMKDNDSANWSVGCYFVQYYKNSSFHRIIGRSPYRALFGSDPKTLLKGTNIPDSVISSIQTEKKNTTTTSMEIILPEGTNVDGLSSKALTLDDEMVSAKVNISEALSVQDAPTCINAAPAPANIADSVISSIETEKKNITTTSMEIILPEGTNVDGLSSKALTLDVEMVSAEINVPKALSVQNVLTSVNSATALANQDLKIENIETAEQKLEATNCSPRNDTSCIEDLALQTVNRASTSKDVFVVSIQGVSASSDTSLTTKKADCNTQICLVCTKETTGAHSCRSCFKPVHVICGLTDGEEGYGSQILCFICKREQDIAKERAQTLKGTKRAAEKMIDQTVKKLPLLEVGNSVYQ